The following proteins are co-located in the Mobula hypostoma chromosome 4, sMobHyp1.1, whole genome shotgun sequence genome:
- the LOC134345913 gene encoding gastrula zinc finger protein XlCGF57.1-like — protein MPFTCSDCGKQFTRSSTLQRHQRIHTGEKPFTCSECGKGFTQSSQLEVHLRVHTGERPFTCSECGKGFTESYSLVKHYRIHTGEKPFTCSECGKGFAQSSNLKVHQRVHTVERPFTCSECGKGFADSYSLVKHCRIHTGEKPFKCSECGKGFTDSSLLVKHCRIHTGEKPFTCSECGKGFTDSYSLVKHCQIHTGEKPFTCSECGKGFTESFQLKVHERIHTGEKPFSCSECGKGFTQSSHLKAHQRIHTGEKPFSCSECGKGFARSSRLIEHQRLHTGEKPFSCSECGKGFTKSDTLVKHYRIHTGEKPFTCSECGKGFTQSSHLKAHQRIHTGEKPFSCSECGKGFTQSSNLVQHSQIHTREKLFTCSDCGKKFTRSSDFKVHQRIHTGGCHSPVLNVGKDLLRHLS, from the coding sequence atgccgttcacctgctcagactgtgggaagcaaTTCACTCGTTCATCCACactacagagacatcagcgaattcatactggggagaagccattcacttgctctgaatgtgggaagggattcactcagtcatctcaactggaGGTGCAtctgcgagttcacactggggagaggccattcacatgctctgaatgtgggaaaggattcactgagTCGTACTCCCTTGTGAAGCACtaccgaattcacactggggagaagccattcacatgctctgaatgtgggaagggatttgctcAGTCATCCAATCTgaaagtacatcagcgagttcacactgtggagaggccattcacatgctctgaatgtgggaagggattcgctgATTCGTACTCCCTTGTGAAGCACTgccgaattcacactggggagaagccattcaagtgctctgagtgtgggaagggattcactgacTCATCTCTCCTCGTGAAGCACTgccgaattcacactggggagaagccattcacgtgctctgaatgtgggaaggggttcactGATTCATATTCCCTTGTGAAGCACTGccaaattcacactggggagaagccattcacttgctctgaatgtgggaaaggattcactgagtcatttcaactgaaggtacatgagcgaattcacactggggagaaaccattcagctgctctgaatgtgggaaaggattcactcagtcatctcatctgaaggcacatcagcgaattcacactggggagaaaccattcagctgctctgaatgtgggaagggatttgctcGGTCATCTCGACTGATTGAACATCAGcgacttcacactggggagaaaccgttcagctgctctgaatgtgggaagggattcactaagTCAGACACCCTCGTGAAGCACtaccgaattcacactggggagaagccattcacatgctctgagtgtgggaagggtttcactcagtcatctcatctgAAGGCGCATcaacgaattcacactggggagaaaccgttcagctgctctgaatgtgggaagggattcactcagtcatccaaccttgTGCAGCACTCCCAAATTCACACTAGGGAGaaactgttcacctgctcagattgtgggaagaaaTTCACTCGGTCATCAGACTTTAAAGTACATcaacgaattcacactgggggaTGCCACTCACCTGTTCtaaatgtgggaaaggatttgcTTAGACATCTCAGTTGA